In Nocardia sp. NBC_01327, the genomic stretch GGTGCTGCAGACTCGTGGTCAGGAAATCGTTGTCGCTCATGGTCACAGCTCCACTCGAATGCCGGGCTCGACGATGCGGACGGTGGTGTCGGGGGCGAGTTTGCGTGCGGCGTCCAGGTAGTGGCGGGGGTCGCGGTCACTGCTGGTGATGAGCCGATCTCCGAGCCAGCCCTTGGTGAAGGCGTAGTGGTGCGGCATGGCGAGTTCGGGGGCGAGAACAGCGGTCAGTTCGGCGGCCTCGTCGGCATTCATGACCACCTGCATATTGTGGGCGGGCCGCACATGCAGGCCGTTGGTGGGCAGCAGCGCCACCGAGATATGGCCGAGCCGTTCGGGAATCTCGGCCAGTTCCGGGATCAGCAGGGTGTCGCCGGCGAAGTACACCGCGTCGTCTCCGGCACGCAGTACGAAGGTGATCTCGTGGACTCCGTGTTTGGCCGGGGCCGCGGTGATGGTGACACCACCGATCTCGATCTCCTGCCAGGGCTGCAACCCGGTGACATTGTCGAAGCCGGTGCGCCGTGCGTGATCGACAACGGTTTCGGCCACCACGAACGGGACGCCGTGGTCACGGTAGGTGGCGAAGGTTTCCAGATCGCAGTGGTCGTAGTGGTCGTGGCTGATCAGCACCGCATCCAGGTCCGGAAGTTCGCCGATGCCGATGGCGATCGGTTCGCCCTGGTAGTAACCGGGTCTGGTGCTGAACCACGGGTCGGTCAGGAAGGTGCGGCCGCCGATCTCGATCAGATGGCAGCTGTGCGTCACGCGGGTGACAGCGATTGTCGACATGATTGGTCCCCTTGGATCGAAGGTCGGTGGTCAGCGCGCGAAGGCGGAGAAATCGGTGTCCGCGCAATCCCAGATGGCGCGCAGCACCTGATCGGGTGTTTCCATCTGCGAGGAGTGGCCGGTGTCGGGCAGCAGCTGGAATCTGGCCAGCGGAATGGCCGCGGCGTACGCGCGCCCGTACTCCACATCGACGACTCCGTCGCTGTCCCCCCACAGCACCAGGGCCGGAATCTCCAGGCCCGCAAGGCGTTCGGAGAGTCCTGGATCGGTCATCGAGACGCCCGCGTAGGCGGCGAGCGCGGCCCGGTTGCCCGCGGCGACGGCCTGCGCCGCCGGGGGAAGGGTCGCCGGATCGAAGCGGAACGGGTCCGGGTTGTGGAAGCTGAGGGCGAAGACCTCGTCCATGGTCAGGGAGAAGAAGTCCGCGACCGGATGTCCGGGCACGTCGAGGCCGACGGCATCGATGAGCACGATGCCGCTGACCCGCGGATTCTTCAGCAGGGCGATCTCGGCGGTGATCCAGCCGCCGACGGAGTTGCCGATCACGGTGACATCGGCCAGATCGAGCTGCTCGAGCAGCGCATCATAGAGCGCGGCGAGAGCGGTGACACCGCTGAGGTTCTCGGGACGGGCGGTGCCGTCGAAACCCGGATGGACCGGGGCCAGCACGCGCACGTCGTTGGTGGTGGCGAACAGTTCCGCGAACGCGTTCACCGATTGCGGTCCGGCCCCGCCGTGCAACAGCAGAAACGGTTGCCCGGCGCCGTATTCGGCGACAGTCAACTCGACCGGTCCGATCCCTGCGAGGGTCACGGTATGGATCGTGGTGGTGGACATGAGTTCTCTTTTCGCATGTGGTGAATCCCCGTTGCCATGCAGGCAATTCGGGCTGCGGTGGACGAATAGCGAGGTGGCGCTACGCGAAGTCGGTCGCCGGTTCGGTGGCATATCGGCTCATGACCTGGATCTGCGCGTCCGGGGTCAGGGGCTGGCCTTCGGCGATCATGTCGCGCAGGTCCCGGAAGTACCGGACGTACAGGTCCGGGGTGAATGTGTTGAGCATGACCGTGGTCTCGTCGGTCGGATTGGCGAAAGTGTGCGGGGCGCCGGGCGGGA encodes the following:
- a CDS encoding MBL fold metallo-hydrolase produces the protein MSTIAVTRVTHSCHLIEIGGRTFLTDPWFSTRPGYYQGEPIAIGIGELPDLDAVLISHDHYDHCDLETFATYRDHGVPFVVAETVVDHARRTGFDNVTGLQPWQEIEIGGVTITAAPAKHGVHEITFVLRAGDDAVYFAGDTLLIPELAEIPERLGHISVALLPTNGLHVRPAHNMQVVMNADEAAELTAVLAPELAMPHHYAFTKGWLGDRLITSSDRDPRHYLDAARKLAPDTTVRIVEPGIRVEL
- a CDS encoding alpha/beta fold hydrolase gives rise to the protein MSTTTIHTVTLAGIGPVELTVAEYGAGQPFLLLHGGAGPQSVNAFAELFATTNDVRVLAPVHPGFDGTARPENLSGVTALAALYDALLEQLDLADVTVIGNSVGGWITAEIALLKNPRVSGIVLIDAVGLDVPGHPVADFFSLTMDEVFALSFHNPDPFRFDPATLPPAAQAVAAGNRAALAAYAGVSMTDPGLSERLAGLEIPALVLWGDSDGVVDVEYGRAYAAAIPLARFQLLPDTGHSSQMETPDQVLRAIWDCADTDFSAFAR